In Manis pentadactyla isolate mManPen7 chromosome 3, mManPen7.hap1, whole genome shotgun sequence, a single window of DNA contains:
- the C3H8orf33 gene encoding UPF0488 protein C8orf33 homolog isoform X4, producing MASVCLGNTTCSDAASRPHPVGGEGDASSKKPKPKKKSRNGVSLTNGGRKASAEPAAEEAPFGAEAQAEQLAWELTWCVEQLELGLKMQRPSPKQKEQAVGAIRILRSQRTPLPRKRQLMRSLFGDYRAQMEAEWQEALRALRTAAHAARVQPVGEAARRKSGRVCRPHPAGGAKATTDTPDEEFRFNFI from the exons ATGGCG TCTGTCTGCTTAGGGAACACTACGTGCAGTGACGCCGCCTCCAGGCCGCACCCCGTAGGCGGTGAAGGCGACGCATCCTCTAAGAAACCGAAACCGAAGAAGAAAAGCCGGAACGGGGTTTCTCTGACGAATGGAGGCAGGAAGGCCTCAGCAGAGCCGGCCGCAGAGGAAGCCCCCTTTGGCGCAGAGGCCCAG GCGGAGCAGCTGGCCTGGGAACTGACCTGGTGCGTGGAGCAGCTGGAGCTGGGCCTCAAGATGCAGAGACCCAGCCCTAAACAGA AAGAGCAGGCTGTTGGGGCTATCCGTATCCTGCGCAGCCAAAGAACGCCGCTCCCACGGAAGAGACAGCTGATGCGCTCCTTGTTTGGGGACTACAGGGCTCAGATGGAAGCCGAGTGGCAGGAGGCATTGCGGGCCCTCAGGACTG CAGCCCACGCAGCCCGGGTGCAGCCTGTAGGTGAGGCGGCCAGAAGGAAGAGTGGAAGGGTCTGCAGACCTCACCCAGCAGGGGGAGCCAAGGCCACCACGGACACTCCTGATGAAGAGTTTAGGTTTAATTTCATTTAG
- the C3H8orf33 gene encoding UPF0488 protein C8orf33 homolog isoform X2 yields the protein MAVSGAARARGWVGLGLAAPVTLALYPFLQSLGHSVWETSAAPGPGNTTCSDAASRPHPVGGEGDASSKKPKPKKKSRNGVSLTNGGRKASAEPAAEEAPFGAEAQAEQLAWELTWCVEQLELGLKMQRPSPKQKEQAVGAIRILRSQRTPLPRKRQLMRSLFGDYRAQMEAEWQEALRALRTAHAARVQPVGEAARRKSGRVCRPHPAGGAKATTDTPDEEFRFNFI from the exons ATGGCGGTGAGCGGTGCGGCGAGAGCGCGCGGGTGGGTAGGCCTTGGGCTGGCGGCTCCCGTGACCCTCGCGCTGTACCCCTTTCTTCAGTCCCTAGGACATTCTGTTTGGGAGACCTCAGCGGCGCCAGGCCCAG GGAACACTACGTGCAGTGACGCCGCCTCCAGGCCGCACCCCGTAGGCGGTGAAGGCGACGCATCCTCTAAGAAACCGAAACCGAAGAAGAAAAGCCGGAACGGGGTTTCTCTGACGAATGGAGGCAGGAAGGCCTCAGCAGAGCCGGCCGCAGAGGAAGCCCCCTTTGGCGCAGAGGCCCAG GCGGAGCAGCTGGCCTGGGAACTGACCTGGTGCGTGGAGCAGCTGGAGCTGGGCCTCAAGATGCAGAGACCCAGCCCTAAACAGA AAGAGCAGGCTGTTGGGGCTATCCGTATCCTGCGCAGCCAAAGAACGCCGCTCCCACGGAAGAGACAGCTGATGCGCTCCTTGTTTGGGGACTACAGGGCTCAGATGGAAGCCGAGTGGCAGGAGGCATTGCGGGCCCTCAGGACTG CCCACGCAGCCCGGGTGCAGCCTGTAGGTGAGGCGGCCAGAAGGAAGAGTGGAAGGGTCTGCAGACCTCACCCAGCAGGGGGAGCCAAGGCCACCACGGACACTCCTGATGAAGAGTTTAGGTTTAATTTCATTTAG
- the C3H8orf33 gene encoding UPF0488 protein C8orf33 homolog isoform X5 translates to MEAGRPQQSRPQRKPPLAQRPRQGQASVGKGGAPVCILRASQRAAWSRICGVKAEQLAWELTWCVEQLELGLKMQRPSPKQKEQAVGAIRILRSQRTPLPRKRQLMRSLFGDYRAQMEAEWQEALRALRTAAHAARVQPVGEAARRKSGRVCRPHPAGGAKATTDTPDEEFRFNFI, encoded by the exons ATGGAGGCAGGAAGGCCTCAGCAGAGCCGGCCGCAGAGGAAGCCCCCTTTGGCGCAGAGGCCCAGGCAAGGGCAGGCCTCGGTCGGGAAGGGTGGAGCCCCCGTGTGCATTCTGCGTGCAAGTCAGCGGGCGGCGTGGTCGCGGATTTGCGGAGTTAAG GCGGAGCAGCTGGCCTGGGAACTGACCTGGTGCGTGGAGCAGCTGGAGCTGGGCCTCAAGATGCAGAGACCCAGCCCTAAACAGA AAGAGCAGGCTGTTGGGGCTATCCGTATCCTGCGCAGCCAAAGAACGCCGCTCCCACGGAAGAGACAGCTGATGCGCTCCTTGTTTGGGGACTACAGGGCTCAGATGGAAGCCGAGTGGCAGGAGGCATTGCGGGCCCTCAGGACTG CAGCCCACGCAGCCCGGGTGCAGCCTGTAGGTGAGGCGGCCAGAAGGAAGAGTGGAAGGGTCTGCAGACCTCACCCAGCAGGGGGAGCCAAGGCCACCACGGACACTCCTGATGAAGAGTTTAGGTTTAATTTCATTTAG
- the C3H8orf33 gene encoding UPF0488 protein C8orf33 homolog isoform X3: MASLGHSVWETSAAPGPGNTTCSDAASRPHPVGGEGDASSKKPKPKKKSRNGVSLTNGGRKASAEPAAEEAPFGAEAQAEQLAWELTWCVEQLELGLKMQRPSPKQKEQAVGAIRILRSQRTPLPRKRQLMRSLFGDYRAQMEAEWQEALRALRTAAHAARVQPVGEAARRKSGRVCRPHPAGGAKATTDTPDEEFRFNFI, from the exons ATGGCG TCCCTAGGACATTCTGTTTGGGAGACCTCAGCGGCGCCAGGCCCAG GGAACACTACGTGCAGTGACGCCGCCTCCAGGCCGCACCCCGTAGGCGGTGAAGGCGACGCATCCTCTAAGAAACCGAAACCGAAGAAGAAAAGCCGGAACGGGGTTTCTCTGACGAATGGAGGCAGGAAGGCCTCAGCAGAGCCGGCCGCAGAGGAAGCCCCCTTTGGCGCAGAGGCCCAG GCGGAGCAGCTGGCCTGGGAACTGACCTGGTGCGTGGAGCAGCTGGAGCTGGGCCTCAAGATGCAGAGACCCAGCCCTAAACAGA AAGAGCAGGCTGTTGGGGCTATCCGTATCCTGCGCAGCCAAAGAACGCCGCTCCCACGGAAGAGACAGCTGATGCGCTCCTTGTTTGGGGACTACAGGGCTCAGATGGAAGCCGAGTGGCAGGAGGCATTGCGGGCCCTCAGGACTG CAGCCCACGCAGCCCGGGTGCAGCCTGTAGGTGAGGCGGCCAGAAGGAAGAGTGGAAGGGTCTGCAGACCTCACCCAGCAGGGGGAGCCAAGGCCACCACGGACACTCCTGATGAAGAGTTTAGGTTTAATTTCATTTAG
- the C3H8orf33 gene encoding UPF0488 protein C8orf33 homolog isoform X1: MAVSGAARARGWVGLGLAAPVTLALYPFLQSLGHSVWETSAAPGPGNTTCSDAASRPHPVGGEGDASSKKPKPKKKSRNGVSLTNGGRKASAEPAAEEAPFGAEAQAEQLAWELTWCVEQLELGLKMQRPSPKQKEQAVGAIRILRSQRTPLPRKRQLMRSLFGDYRAQMEAEWQEALRALRTAAHAARVQPVGEAARRKSGRVCRPHPAGGAKATTDTPDEEFRFNFI, from the exons ATGGCGGTGAGCGGTGCGGCGAGAGCGCGCGGGTGGGTAGGCCTTGGGCTGGCGGCTCCCGTGACCCTCGCGCTGTACCCCTTTCTTCAGTCCCTAGGACATTCTGTTTGGGAGACCTCAGCGGCGCCAGGCCCAG GGAACACTACGTGCAGTGACGCCGCCTCCAGGCCGCACCCCGTAGGCGGTGAAGGCGACGCATCCTCTAAGAAACCGAAACCGAAGAAGAAAAGCCGGAACGGGGTTTCTCTGACGAATGGAGGCAGGAAGGCCTCAGCAGAGCCGGCCGCAGAGGAAGCCCCCTTTGGCGCAGAGGCCCAG GCGGAGCAGCTGGCCTGGGAACTGACCTGGTGCGTGGAGCAGCTGGAGCTGGGCCTCAAGATGCAGAGACCCAGCCCTAAACAGA AAGAGCAGGCTGTTGGGGCTATCCGTATCCTGCGCAGCCAAAGAACGCCGCTCCCACGGAAGAGACAGCTGATGCGCTCCTTGTTTGGGGACTACAGGGCTCAGATGGAAGCCGAGTGGCAGGAGGCATTGCGGGCCCTCAGGACTG CAGCCCACGCAGCCCGGGTGCAGCCTGTAGGTGAGGCGGCCAGAAGGAAGAGTGGAAGGGTCTGCAGACCTCACCCAGCAGGGGGAGCCAAGGCCACCACGGACACTCCTGATGAAGAGTTTAGGTTTAATTTCATTTAG